GCAATGTGGACGGTCTGCCGGTGCATTTCGTCCAGCCAGAGAGCGATGATGAGGGAATTGGGCGTTGCAAGGATCTCTCCGTGCAGTCCCAGCACCCCGATGATACGCTCTACGGTTTTGCAGATATCATGGGAATGGCCGCCGTACAATTCGATAGCCTTGATGAGTGCTGTAATAAACCGGACCGAATCATCAAAATGGCATGAATCGTGGGGAAGAGATTTCATGGTATTACCGGAGCCAGTGTCAGTCATAGCTATCCATTGCCAGTTGCCATGGTGGCGAGGTTGCGAATGAGTGCCCTGCCCTGCAGGTGCGGTTCATCATAGTACTCCCTGATTCCATATCTTTTTGTCTTAAGCTGCCTGACCGCCTCTCAATCGGGATTACCGATCGGGTATAAGAGGGTAAGGGTGCACGTAACAAAGGAAATTGGAACGATGTATCATACGTAAAAACACGCAGGGACGATAGGGAAACGCCCGAACCGGGGATACGGCGAAACAGGTTGCGATAAAAAAAGAACAGGTGAGTCCGCCCGTGAAGCATACGCGTCCTAAACCTGTGCCCGTTTCTTTTCCTTCGCTTTCTTTTTCTTCTTCTCTAAAATACTCTTGACTTTTTTAAGGCGGAAAAGATCCTCGCGCTCCCTCTCCTCGATGGCATTCTTGATGTACTTGGCCTGGCTTTTCAGCTCCGGGATCAGGATCTGCTCGAGGGCATTGACCCTCCGGCGGTTCATCTGGATCTCGGTCCCGAGACGCCGCATCGCCGTCTCGGTCTCGGCAAGCTTGATCAAGAGGTCCAGCTCCACCTCGTACCGCTCGGCCGTCTCGTCGATCCGGGCACTCGTAGAAATGATCCCGTAGCCCCTCTCAAGCATATTCTTCGAGACACGTTTCTTCTCGATAACGGGGACGGGGACACCCATGATGTTCTTGCCGCTGATATCGACCGTGATCGAACGCCGGGTGGCAAACGAGGCGGACTTCAGCGTCACCGGGTCGTCAACAGCCTGCGCAATCATAAGGGCAAGATCCGCTGCCCGGGAGACCTGCTCCAGTTCGTCGCGGGAGTCCGAGACGGTGCTTAAGATCTTAAAAAATTCCTGGATCAGGGCATCCATCTTCTCCCGCAGGAGATCGCGGCCCTGCTCGGCGAGCCGGATCTGGGCCTTCTTCTTCATCAGTTCCATCCGGGTGGGCTTGACCTGCTCCATCCTGATCAGCTCTCCGCGGGTTTTCCGGCAGGCTCCTGTGCCGACGGGTGGTATTTCCGGATATGCTCCCGTTTTATCCTTTTGAGTTCGTCCTCGGGCAGGGTGGAGAAAAGGTCCCACGCGATCGAGAGGGTTTTCTCGATGGGCCGGTCCTCGTCGCCCTGCGTGATGAACTGCCGTTCGAACCCGTCCGCGAACTTCAGGTACTTCCGGTCAAGATCCGTCAGGGCCTCTTCCCCGACAATCGCAACGAGCCGGCGGAGATCGCGGCCGTAAGCGTAACTGGCATAGAGCTGGTCGGCTACACCCCGGTGATCCTCCCGGGTCTTCCCCGGTCCGATACCAAGGTTCATGAGCCGGGAGAGGCAGGGCAGGGCATCGACCGGCGGATCGCCGCCGCGCCGGAAGATATCCCGCGAGAGCACGATCTGGCCCTCGGTGATATATCCCGTGAGATCGGGCACCGGGTGGGTGATGTCGTCGTCCGGCATTGTCAGGATCGGGATCTGGGTGATGGAACCCGGCTTGCCTTTCAGCCTGCCGGCACGTTCATAGATTGAGGCGAGATCGGTGTACATGTATCCCGGGTATCCCCTCCGACCTGGCACCTCTTCCCGGGCAGTCGAGATCTCGCGGAGCGCTTCGCAGTAGTTGATCATGTCCGTCAAGATCACGAGGACGTGGAGATTGTGGTGGAAAGCGAGATATTCCGCGACCGTAAGGCCGCAGCGGGGAGCCGCGAGCCGTTCAACCGTCGGGTCGTCAGCGAGGTTCATGAAGAAGACCACGCGGTCGAGTGCTCCCGTGCGCTCGAAGTCCTGCATGAAGAACGAGGCTTCCTTGTGCGTGATGCCCATTGCAACGAAAACCACGGCAAATTCCTCCCCCTCGCCCCGGACCTTTGCCTGACGGGCGATCTGGGCAGCCAGCTTGCTTGCCGGGAGACCCGAGCCGGAGAAGATCGGCAGCTTCTGTCCCCGCACCAGCGTGTTGAGACCATCAATTGCCGACATGCCGGTCTGGATGAAATCTGCAGGCTTGTCCCGGGCGGACGGGTTGATGGGCGAGCCGGCAATGTCGAGCACTGCCTCGGGGATAATATCGGGGCCGCCATCGCGTGCCGTCCCGACACCGGTGAATATGCGGCCCAGCATATCCTTGGAGACATTGATCCGCGCCGGCTCACCGATGAACCGGGCTGTTGTCCCGACGAGATCAATTCCCCGCGTTCCCTCGAAAACCTGCACAACCGCGTGCTCCTCCGAGATATCGAGCACCTGCCCGGTCCGCACCTCGCCGTCTTTGAGGGTGATCTTCACGATCTCTCCGTACGATGCCCCGAGGACACCGGATACGAAGATGAGCGGACCCGAGACGTAATCGATCGTCCGGTACTCCTTGGTCAGAAGCGATGTCTCTTTCATTTCTCCACCACCAGCCGTGAGATCGCGGAACTGACTTCATCGATCATCTTACGGACCGCTTCCGCGTCACCGGCCTCCTTCATCCTCCCGATAGTTACCTTCAACGGGAGAGCCTGGATCTGCCGCAGGCTGATACCCCGGTTCATCGCGAGGTTTGCCTGCTCGTAGAAGGTCATGATAACCTTGAGCATCAGGTACTGTTTCTCGATGGGGCAGAACGAGTCGGTGTCGCTGTAGGCGCTCTGCTGGAGGAAGTCCTCGCGGATCATCCGGGTCACTTCGAGGATCGCCTTCTCGCTGTCAGGCAGGGCGTCCGGGCCCACCAGCTGGACGATCTCCTGCAGCTCCACCTCTTTCTGGAGCAGGTACATCGCTTTCTCCCGTAGTTCCCGCCAGTCGTGGGCAATCGTCTTGCTGTACCATTCCGCAATGCAGTCGAGGTAGAGCGAGTAACTCTTGATCCAGTTCACCGAGGGGAAGTGCCTGCGGTAGGCGAGATTTGTATCAAGGGCCCAGAATGTCCCGACCACCCGGAGCGTGTTCTGGGTAATCGGCTCCGAGAAGTCCCCGCCCGGAGGCGAGACCGCCCCGACAACCGTGATCGAGCCGTTCCGTTCTCCGGTACCGAGGCAGACAACCCGGCCTGCCCGCTCGTAGAAGGCCGAGAGCCGGGTCGCAAGGTATGCCGGGTAGCCTTCCTCGCCCGGCATCTCCTCGAGCCGGCCGGAGACTTCCCGCAGCGCTTCGCCCCAGCGGGAGGTCGAGTCCGCCAAGAGCGCCACATCGTACCCCATGTCCCGGAAATACTCTGCAATGGTAATCCCGGTGTAAATCGAGGCCTCGCGGGCGGCAACCGGCATGTTCGAGGTGTTGGCAATGAGGATCGTCCGCTGGATCAGCGGGAGCTTTGTCCGGGGATCAACCAGCTCGGGGAACTCTGCGAGCACGTCCGTCATCTCGTTGCCCCGCTCCCCGCATCCGATATAGACGACGATCTGGGTGTCCGACCACTTGGCAAGCGTCTGTTCGGAGACAGTCTTACCGGTCCCAAAGCCGCCCGGGATCATCGCCGTTCCTCCTTTCGTGACCGGGAACATGCAGTCAAAGACCCGCTGCCCGGTGATGAGGGGCAGGAGCGGATCGAGCTTCTTGGTATGGGGCCGTGGGATCCGGACCGGCCAGGACTGCATCATCGGGAGCCTGATCTTGTTATCGAGCACGCAGACAATCTCCTCGACCGTGAACGCACCGGTCCGGATCTCCGTTACCGTGCCGGAAACCTTCGGGGGAACCAGTACCCGGTGCTCGAACTGGAACTCTGCAACCGTGCCGATGACATCCCCGGGCCCGAGCCTGTCCCCGGTCTTCACCTTCGGGACAAAATCCCACTTCTTCGACCGCTCAAGTCCCGGCGCAAAGATACCGCGGCCGATAAAGTCGCCGCTCTTCTCCAGAAGTACCGGCAGCGGGCGCTGCACGCCATCGTAGATTGAGGCGAGGAGACCCGGGCCAAGTTCAACAGAGAGCGGGGTCTCCGTATTCTCAACGCTCTCGCCAAGCGTGAGACCGGTCGTATCCTCGTATACCTGGATGACCACTTCATCTCCCTCGAGCCGGATGATCTCGCCGCGGAGTGCCTCGGCCCCGACTTTCACCACATCGTACATCTTGGACCCTTTCATGCCCTTTGCGATAATCACCGGGCCCGAGATCCGTGAAATTGTTCCTGTAATCATACCATCACCTCTTCAGAACGATGTTGTACCCGATCGCCTTCCGGAGGAGGCGCTCAATGTAGGTCCGCCGGTCCAGTTCCTTTGATTTCGATGGGATCGGGATGATGAGCGGGCGGTGCATCTTCTCGATCCGGTCCATCAGTTTCTCGTCAAGCGAGAGCATGTACTCCTCATTCACCGCCACGATGCCGATATCATCCTGGTGGAGCAGGGGAGGAATAACGACCCGTGCCTCCGCCACATCCCCTGCCTCGTAGACCTCCGCCCCGGCAAGCCGGAAGCCGGAAGCCCGGTCAGGATCCGTGACGATAACGAACTTATACATACACGAGCTCCTCTTTCAGGCTCTCCACGGGAAAATCCGCGGTCTTGCAGCGTGAAATTACCCGGATATTGGTGATCTCGTTGTATTTCGCCCAGAAGTATCCGATAAGCGAGGCAACACTCAGGGGATCCGAAAGGAAGGATTTGGTTCCCTGCCTGACCAGGTATCGTTCCAGTTCTTTCTCGATGACCGAGATCTTCTGGGCCCGCAGGGCGGATTCAGGTATATCCGAAAGGAAACGGTACCGGGTCTGTGCCAGTTCCGGCAGGACATCCTCGATCGTATGCAGCGTGAGCAGGTGGCCCAGCTTCTTGAGATCGAACTCCTGCCCTCCTTCGAGCAGAAATTTTGTTGCTTCTTCGGGGGTGACACGGTCACGAATCATCCGCAACACCGTCTTGATGTTCACTACATCGATCTCCAGCGAGAGGAGATTTTTGATCATCCCGTTGTTCTTCCCGGGTTTGCTGACTGCACGAAGAGCATCCTCGTAATAATACCGGTCAAGAGCACATTCGAGCATGCCAAGATCCCCGCTCCGTGCGAACTCCGGAAATGCCGTA
Above is a window of uncultured Methanoregula sp. DNA encoding:
- a CDS encoding V-type ATP synthase subunit F; translation: MYKFVIVTDPDRASGFRLAGAEVYEAGDVAEARVVIPPLLHQDDIGIVAVNEEYMLSLDEKLMDRIEKMHRPLIIPIPSKSKELDRRTYIERLLRKAIGYNIVLKR
- a CDS encoding V-type ATP synthase subunit D; this translates as MEQVKPTRMELMKKKAQIRLAEQGRDLLREKMDALIQEFFKILSTVSDSRDELEQVSRAADLALMIAQAVDDPVTLKSASFATRRSITVDISGKNIMGVPVPVIEKKRVSKNMLERGYGIISTSARIDETAERYEVELDLLIKLAETETAMRRLGTEIQMNRRRVNALEQILIPELKSQAKYIKNAIEEREREDLFRLKKVKSILEKKKKKAKEKKRAQV
- a CDS encoding V-type ATP synthase subunit A → MITGTISRISGPVIIAKGMKGSKMYDVVKVGAEALRGEIIRLEGDEVVIQVYEDTTGLTLGESVENTETPLSVELGPGLLASIYDGVQRPLPVLLEKSGDFIGRGIFAPGLERSKKWDFVPKVKTGDRLGPGDVIGTVAEFQFEHRVLVPPKVSGTVTEIRTGAFTVEEIVCVLDNKIRLPMMQSWPVRIPRPHTKKLDPLLPLITGQRVFDCMFPVTKGGTAMIPGGFGTGKTVSEQTLAKWSDTQIVVYIGCGERGNEMTDVLAEFPELVDPRTKLPLIQRTILIANTSNMPVAAREASIYTGITIAEYFRDMGYDVALLADSTSRWGEALREVSGRLEEMPGEEGYPAYLATRLSAFYERAGRVVCLGTGERNGSITVVGAVSPPGGDFSEPITQNTLRVVGTFWALDTNLAYRRHFPSVNWIKSYSLYLDCIAEWYSKTIAHDWRELREKAMYLLQKEVELQEIVQLVGPDALPDSEKAILEVTRMIREDFLQQSAYSDTDSFCPIEKQYLMLKVIMTFYEQANLAMNRGISLRQIQALPLKVTIGRMKEAGDAEAVRKMIDEVSSAISRLVVEK
- the ahaC gene encoding ATP synthase A1 subunit C, whose protein sequence is MDWGYINARMRGMKSRLLDHRSLDNLVLQPDLESLVNELEKTPYHEDIVEARGRYSGMPCIEHALRSNFVRTFRKILDFAKKEEAEQYISIFLHRWDIQNIKTILRGKNIHVTNDEILDCIVPAGEMDEATLTELVRQLDTKAVIDLLATWRISWAKPLTTAFPEFARSGDLGMLECALDRYYYEDALRAVSKPGKNNGMIKNLLSLEIDVVNIKTVLRMIRDRVTPEEATKFLLEGGQEFDLKKLGHLLTLHTIEDVLPELAQTRYRFLSDIPESALRAQKISVIEKELERYLVRQGTKSFLSDPLSVASLIGYFWAKYNEITNIRVISRCKTADFPVESLKEELVYV
- a CDS encoding V-type ATP synthase subunit B gives rise to the protein MKETSLLTKEYRTIDYVSGPLIFVSGVLGASYGEIVKITLKDGEVRTGQVLDISEEHAVVQVFEGTRGIDLVGTTARFIGEPARINVSKDMLGRIFTGVGTARDGGPDIIPEAVLDIAGSPINPSARDKPADFIQTGMSAIDGLNTLVRGQKLPIFSGSGLPASKLAAQIARQAKVRGEGEEFAVVFVAMGITHKEASFFMQDFERTGALDRVVFFMNLADDPTVERLAAPRCGLTVAEYLAFHHNLHVLVILTDMINYCEALREISTAREEVPGRRGYPGYMYTDLASIYERAGRLKGKPGSITQIPILTMPDDDITHPVPDLTGYITEGQIVLSRDIFRRGGDPPVDALPCLSRLMNLGIGPGKTREDHRGVADQLYASYAYGRDLRRLVAIVGEEALTDLDRKYLKFADGFERQFITQGDEDRPIEKTLSIAWDLFSTLPEDELKRIKREHIRKYHPSAQEPAGKPAES